In Lactuca sativa cultivar Salinas chromosome 5, Lsat_Salinas_v11, whole genome shotgun sequence, the DNA window ttgtgaggggactcggcgagttgaagctcagactcgccgagtaggatcgcgattctggacgcgcgttcgcgcctggactcggcgagtccagggtatggactcggcgagtccgcgctgtttaatgaaaccctaatttctcgggtttgggacctatttaaagggccttatggccgtcatttgtgatcaccagtcccttgagtgaaaccctaatcgagtgtgagcgtttggagcaaagtaggaggccattattgatcttggaggtgtcatcttgcaagggaaggggaggatcagctaagggaaagcaagaggagccactttctgagagtttggagtccagaacatcgctattgtggtaatatcttcaAGCTAtactcttctatgttgatgtttgctttgatttagggcttattaagcccttttgtggctagatctagtgctcccttggtcccttaagcgatttagaccatagatctggacccttggaggtccagagtgtccctttgcccaagcttttgtgaatcaatggaggttttggaatggaatccttatgccttaggtcaaaatgccatttatgagccatggggtgtgttatgaacaccaagataaggactttacgtgttgaatcagtctagaaaggccagatctatgaattggcggagcagatctgaccttagaagcaagtttgagtgattgcatggcatggactcgccgagtccgatgatcagactcggcgagtagcttgaagattgccttcagATCGCctagtgagtggtccagtcgagtcacaggttgactcagtgattcagggcgagtctgagagggttgacaggtggtttgagttgaactgggactcgccgagttgttcttgagactcggcgagttgagtcggggtggccccgcgattcttccaggtggaactcgtcgagtcagggagagtactcgacgtgtaaaaagggaatTCCAGAGagattggtgaaaacgtctagactcgccgagtcgccatagtgcactcgccgagtccggtcaaagttgaccgttgaccgttgaccaagagttgaccagtgttgacttcttaggggtagtcaaccttagtgttaaaagtgttaataagagacatatgatgttatagggagattgtagctcggaggctcGAGCActtgtgatttcgggatttgctagctatcgatattcacgaggtgagtcttctcactatacgttaccctgagtggtattatgagttgaccagagggtcttatgtgttatgtatgagattatgtgctatttatgagattgtatgctatgtgttattgtatgctgtatgactatatagaccggaccggagggtccaacgattcagatcgggccagagggcccaatgagctatgactggaccagagggtccgacgagctgcgggacttgaaggtcccgctgagacatctcgaccagagggtcgggttagcctcgagtggcgtatttgttgtatgtggtattttggggaactcactaagcatttatgcttacagttgttatgtttgatgtctcaggtaccagcgaggaccgtgggaaggcgacggcttgacacgtacacacacactgatggagatttttatatcagagatcttgggatttgtttttgaaaacagaattgattatggattttgatttgtgatgtgatacattatgtgattttggaaatgaaaaattattttgaaaatttacggtacatataaaattgattatttttgaaccatatatatatatatatatatatatatatatatatatatatatatatatttatttatttatttatttattgatgaCGTGCCCTAACGAGCACGGAAGAGTCGCACCTGGTCGCGGCAGGGAACGCCCCAAGGCGTAATGCGCCTGGCAAGCTAAGCTCAACGGAACCCGACGCCCACCAGCGCCCTTGAAAGCAGGGTGTTCCCGAAGAATGGCTCGACCCCGCCTAGGTCGCCTTTGACTCTGGGACAAATACAATGGTCAGGCAACAAAGTAGATGCTCAGAGCATTACTACCACAACCAATCGTTAGGTCTGACAGATTAAGGAGCATGATCCACCAATTAGCATCCCCGATCTTGTCGGGTCTGACGCCCTTGTCCTGTACGGACTAGTAGGAGGGTTCAGTATAAAAGGCTATCCTCGATGCCTTGAGAAGTAAGTGATTATCTCCCTGTTTACTCTCAACTCAACCCTAAAGAATATCCACTGACTTGATCGTCGGAGCGTTTTCCCGGGAGCTCCTCCCGTAGAACGGCTGACGACCTCTTTTTACTGTGACCTCGCAGGTTTGTTGAGTCGCCTAGCTCGGAGAACGAAAGAGCAGAGTTCAAGGTcacatcatttggcgccatccgtcGTGTGACAAAAAACAAACCAAATGCACACCATTCATCAGAGAAAAATGGCATCCGACGATACAGGAGGGACCGGTGGAGCGCCAACCAGACCCATTCGGCCTATGGTGTCGTTGGAACAAACCCCTACCCCGCCTTACGCAATAATCGTTAGAGAAACATCAAAAGAGGGCAGTTTAGTGGTATCTGTCGTGCCACCGACTATAATAGAGGAACCAACTGATGGAGGATAAGCTCCTTCCACCGTTGTGTCAACAACAAGCATTCTGACGTAGACATCCCAACTCCCAACAACGCCAACTCGTACGATGCCATCGGCGGAGGTAGACCACAACGTTACACCAACTCTCTTTCAACAGTCGTCGAAAAATCGGGTGACAGGTGCACAACCAGTGGTTTTCCAGACACCACCACCGCCAAACCACATGATAGCTACACAATCGATGGTTTTCTAGACACCACCACTGCGAAACCACACGAAAACTACACAACCAGTGGTTTTCCAGACAACACCATCGCCAAACTATACGATAGGGATACAACCCACGTTTCTCTCACCACTAATAGCCCAATTGGCGGGAGAGGTGCTAATGGCTCTCCAAATGCCAATTCTAGACCAGCCGGTGAGAAATCAAACAATGGCGTTCCCGACAACCCCATTTCTAGCAAATATCCTTCTTTCCTCTACGATCCCACATTACCAGCAGATCATGCCTAATAATCTCCACACACAAAACTCACACATACTTTCCACCCAACTGCTAAACTTACCATTTCCACACCAAGCATTCTATAGTCGGACCCCCACCATTACTCACCCTATAACAGTAGATTATGCAACCACATGCCATAGCTTAACAATACAACTCACATGGTGCTCTCCCCATCACAAACCAAGACTGCCTATCGCGTAGTGTGGCATCTCTATTCACTAAGGAGCTTCTAGACTATGAAATCCCAAACACAGCAAAACTGCCACACCTAAAGACCTACAATAGAACCACAGACCCTGATAGCCATATTGACACGTACGAGTGGACGATGACTTAGTTCAAGCTGGATGAGCGATTCTGGTGTACGTACTTTCCGACAACCTTGGACGACAACACAAGAATATGGTTCAAGACGTTGAGACCAAGAAGCATATACAACTTCAGGCAGTTAAAATACTTATTCTTGATAAATTTCATGCAGTTGAGGAAGTACAAGGGAGATTCGCACTCAAGCATTGGCTTCAAACAGAAAGAAAGAGAAACAGTAAGAGAATATTCACTAGGTTCACCAACGCCACGCTAGACATCCCGGGCCATGACGAAGGCTTAATAGCAGGCGCCTTCACATGGGACCTCCTGCCAAGCCCTCTATGTAACACCTATTCTAGGTATTATTTAATTtatctaatttttagggtttttttgcaTGGAATCAGCGAGTTAGggagctccaactcatcgagCAGAGATCATTATGAGGACGTGAGTTTtaaatcctactcgacgagtcggaaggccccgactcgacgagtaggagctgtaaagagaaaccctaattttcaggggttcgtaacctatttaaagaacttatggctCATTTGTAGCCTCTTTCATCGTTCTTAAAgtccagaaagaaaccctagccgcatTTTGGTGCTTCCTTGAGTGTGAGCCTTGGAAAGTGGAACTTGTACTTTTGAGAAGGAAACTTGAAGGTTGAGGAGATTAAGTGAGGAGAAGGTATTAGATCCGACATATACTTGTTGTTAGCAtccatttagaggtaaaaagttGGTACCTTGATATCTATTtgcttagatatcattttatggaAGAATATGGTCACTTTTTGTGCAAAAGAGGGTCATACTTGGATTTGGACTTATCACAAGGATAAGGTTCTAGATATGGACTTATCTAGGtagtaaatgacataaatttgcTCACTTTATCCAGCTTAGGTGCTTTCCATGCACTAAAATGTTGTAGGAAGCTTAGTTTTGATGTTTTAGCCTTgggaggccttgcatgcacgtaaagtttgcaactttacgtggtatctgcactaggggaggttggatctgaagtttgggaccttAGATCCTACTGgaaaggactgaaggaactcgtcaagtcccttagtcgactcgacgagtcgggtagggTTTACCCATTTTTGAGACTCTGAATGAGTGCAGTGAAGGACTAGGGTTTTGGGTCTGCATGAACTTTTGGTCTTTTGGACATtttataaactcgacgagtcacttaggtgactcagcgagttgactcgGGATTCAGTGGAATGGACTCGGGAGGAACTGTACGAGTttctagatgcactcgacgagttgaggtcaacatggactattgaccttgactttaACCACGGTTGACCAGGATTGAATCTGAGGAtgattatggtattttgggattaTGACAAGTTAATCATATGATGATTATAGGCAGTTGACTTGGAGCAGTGCTTGGGATTTATCTAATCTTAGCTTGTCAGTGCAGCATTcgataggtgagtcttctcaccataccaatgggtctaaggcatcaaGGCCGACCTATTTTATGATATAAGGATTGCTGATTGATTATGCGTTATGTTAGTATGgcatttgcatggaagaccctgaGGGGGTTCCTGTGGCAGTAGAGtgagaccacgtgggggttcctgTGGCAtttggtgtaagaccttggatggtttccatggcatcctagtaTATTTGCATGTTTAGTTTGTGTGATATTTGCTTTgtagtgaagaccatgtgggggttcccatggtagttagagaagaccatgtgggggttcccatgggcaagggcaaggcttgatgacaCGACGTGCACTCTCTCTCAGGcatttttatgggacactctgatgtatTGAATTAAAATTGTAATTGATAtgaaatttgaaaacaattgtatttGGTATTTCATGGTTTGTGGAAAGTATTTTgggtaattaaaaatgaaaattttcttttgaaaattgggtcgttacaagttggtatcagagccttggtttgagggattcgggcacactctcgggtgtgtcaggactcaaactaaggaaatggtaaaattgttttcaaaaataaaagttacaaactttTTAAGAATGGAAAAGAGGAGAGTGCAATGCGTGTGATCGGCCGatccaagtaagtagttccccaatatgctagccatgttatactgatatttgagCTATGATAATCGTATGgatcttgctatgtgtatgctttaaaaattaaaTACGGTTATgagcttatagccttagaatgattgatttggccttattttttGTTCCTCATCTGGTTATTTTTCTGTGTagaatttgcatgcataaaggcaactcTTAGGGTAACCTAGGATTAGAGCTATACGGTAGTCTGTAGAATATGATTTCTTTTGGGATGAAttggagttatcaggtagagccttggggaaggtacatgtaggtgtggaatatagtattgggcccgtactattgaaatcacaGGACCTGTATCCGAACTGATGTTAGATTTAGAAACTCTAAGGAGGACCGGTGTGGGAGGATCACCTTTTTGGATATCCTGATCATTATAATTTATGACATTTCagttcagtatggtggtgacacgaCATGGAGCTGGGGGATCAGGATCGAGATCTGGATCTGTGTTGGGCGATGGTACCGAGCCTGTTGACGAAAGGCTGTGTGAGCTCATCGCAGCCGAGGTTACGAGGGGAATCCTTGATGTTACCCCAGTTATCTTTGGGAcagtcaaggagggtatgatggagatcatggaggagaggaTTAGGGCATTCAGAGCTGAGATTTCTACGGGCTAGGTCGAGGCCCGAACTCCCTCGTTCCGGGAGTTCAAGGTGTGTGGGGCACCGTAATTTTTTGTAGTCAGGGACCCTATTGTTATCCGACGCTGGGTGGCGGATATAGAGAACGCCCAGTGCACGAGTTCTTGCCCTGATGCGGAAAAGGTGGATTTTGCTTCATGTATGCTGAGAGACAGAGCCCAATACTGGTGTGGAGAGGTGACTAGTCAGGTGGGAGCAGCCGTtgtggctgagatgacatgggTTGACTTTGTTCAACGATTTGATTTGGAGTTTGAACCAAATGTTAAGGTGCAGCGGTTGGTGAGGGAGTTCCAGGAGCTCCAGCAGACCAACGATATTGTGACGGAGATTACTGCCAAGTGGAAGCCTGAGCAGGCACATACAGGAGTAGGacaggctaaaaagcctaagacctcgaATTCATCCAGTAAGGGACAGCAAGTCCATGGCCAGTGTGCCAAATGTGGGAGATCTTATGGTAGAGTTTGCCAGGGGATAGGCCTGGTATGTTATACGTGTGGTCAGTAGGGCCACGTAAGTAGGGATTGCCCCAAAAAGGGCTTGctttgtttccactgcaaccagattgGCCATAAAAGGTTGATTGTCCAAGGTTGCAAGGAGGAAGAGGAGCAGTGGCGGCACTTGCGTCCGCCACGATGAGGATTATTGATGGTCGCGTTGCTAAGGCGGATGCTTTAGCGGTGAAGAGCCGTGCTATTTAGTTGATCcccgaggaggctcgggcagtgccaGATATTGTGGCTGTTATGTATTTTACTTTCCTGCTCTAGATTTATTGCATTGCTTATGTGTATAGTGTGTttatgtatagggacctttttagtCAATGGTATGTCGGCTCATGTTTTGTTcgattcgggtgccacccgatcgtttgtatctcttgcgcttagtaaGAAGTTTTGGGATGAGCTGGGAACCTTAGATTCCCTGCTTAAGGTGGAGATTGTGGATGACCACACTCTGAGTGTTGTGAGGGTGTATCGGGACTATGTCCTAAATGTGCTTGGGGAGAGGTTTCGTATTGATCTAGTCCCGATACCGTTGCAAGGGCTGAAGGTGATTGTCAGGATGGACTGGTTAGGAGCCAACATggccatgatcgactgc includes these proteins:
- the LOC128126006 gene encoding uncharacterized protein LOC128126006, encoding MVQDVETKKHIQLQAVKILILDKFHAVEEVQGRFALKHWLQTERKRNKFACIKATLRFSMVVTRHGAGGSGSRSGSVLGDGTEPVDERLCELIAAEVTRGILDVTPVIFGTVKEVRDPIVIRRWVADIENAQCTSSCPDAEKVDFASCMLRDRAQYWCGEVTSQVGAAVVAEMTWVDFVQRFDLEFEPNVKVQRLVREFQELQQTNDIVTEITAKWKPEQAHTGVGQAKKPKTSNSSSKGQQVHGQCAKCGRSYGRVCQGIGLVDCPRLQGGRGAVAALASATMRIIDGRVAKADALAVKSRTFLVNGMSAHVLFDSGATRSFVSLALSKKFWDELGTLDSLLKVEIVDDHTLSVVRVYRDYVLNVLGERFRIDLVPIPLQGLKVIVRMDWLGANMAMIDCEHQLVKVQIGYSGREALVRADPLFSRES